A section of the Dehalobacter sp. DCM genome encodes:
- a CDS encoding DNA translocase FtsK yields MRLFGKIILKILSLLYLAMFVISILGYFDLESHSVTFFSFFKELFGVYSLIIPAICLIFTFICWHFSKTRKYETELLDDDDDDDDDDVDDDQGIRRKKSPAMKKERVAKREEMLRSKIQKERLQKPVSHTERKNLQLDDSFSSYFNQELSVFDYDRISSGDSQLEHLGTNFSTYFGEGKKSFYLSENTVSIQGFKEYFKDGGRTSEANPKDCRGASTALTTVKPDQSYRLDVATQRTTVQYKEDYEKARLENYQKYQAARFGQDHIPAKQKATDEPQNNRIDNGAIPRESANSWILPHIDLLKNREKAAIDNEKTNPHHLEDILSTFGVNAKVINTSVGPLITRYELSPAPGTKISRIVNLSDDIALAMASRDIRIEAPIPGKAAVGVEVPRQNASTVFFRDVIGSDLFDDTTGKLNIALGKDIAGQPMVGELRKMPHLLVAGATGSGKSIFINCLLNSLLFFYTPDDVKLLLVDPKMVELNLYNGIPHLLTPVVTDSKKASKYLKYIVREMEDRYELFAANGVRDIDHYNRMMDTPLPFIVVIIDELADLMMVAANEIEEAICRIAQMARAAGIHLVIATQRPSVNVITGLIKANIPSRISFAVSSQIDSRTILDTGGAEKLLGKGDMLYSPIGLNKPQRVHGCFIDEHETKRVIEHWRRQGTSGTIPEDALESETAAAEKNSEDFDERFVEAGELVISTGIASTSYLQRRMKVGYSRAARLMDMLEEAGVVSSSDGNKPRDILMSIDDFIAYIS; encoded by the coding sequence TTGAGGCTGTTCGGCAAAATAATATTAAAAATATTATCGCTATTATACTTGGCTATGTTTGTGATCAGTATCCTTGGTTATTTTGATCTGGAAAGCCACTCAGTGACATTCTTCAGCTTTTTTAAAGAGTTATTTGGTGTGTATTCCTTAATTATCCCTGCCATCTGTTTAATTTTTACCTTCATTTGCTGGCACTTCTCCAAAACTCGAAAATACGAAACGGAGCTGCTGGACGACGATGATGACGATGATGACGATGATGTCGACGATGATCAGGGTATCCGTAGAAAAAAATCTCCGGCGATGAAAAAAGAACGCGTCGCTAAGCGAGAGGAAATGTTGCGATCAAAAATACAAAAAGAAAGACTGCAAAAGCCAGTTAGCCATACTGAGCGCAAAAACCTGCAGCTCGATGACAGCTTTTCATCCTATTTTAACCAAGAATTGTCTGTCTTTGATTATGATCGAATATCTTCAGGCGATTCCCAGTTAGAGCATTTAGGGACAAACTTTTCTACTTACTTTGGCGAAGGGAAGAAGAGCTTTTACTTATCCGAAAATACGGTGAGTATACAAGGATTTAAAGAATACTTTAAAGACGGCGGCCGAACAAGTGAAGCTAATCCCAAAGATTGTAGGGGCGCAAGCACTGCGCTAACGACGGTGAAACCGGATCAGAGCTATCGCCTAGACGTTGCTACTCAGCGGACAACGGTGCAATATAAAGAGGACTACGAGAAAGCACGATTGGAAAACTATCAGAAGTATCAAGCAGCACGATTTGGCCAAGATCACATTCCGGCTAAACAGAAGGCGACAGATGAGCCCCAAAATAATCGCATAGATAATGGTGCTATCCCGCGTGAAAGCGCGAATTCTTGGATACTGCCACACATCGATTTATTAAAAAACCGTGAAAAAGCAGCTATCGATAACGAAAAGACCAATCCTCACCATTTGGAGGATATTTTAAGTACGTTTGGAGTAAACGCCAAGGTAATCAATACCAGTGTCGGTCCGTTAATAACCCGGTATGAGCTCTCACCGGCTCCCGGAACAAAAATCAGCAGGATCGTCAATTTATCGGACGACATCGCCTTAGCCATGGCATCGCGGGATATTCGTATCGAAGCCCCAATACCGGGTAAAGCGGCCGTCGGCGTTGAGGTACCCCGACAAAACGCCAGTACCGTTTTTTTTAGGGATGTTATCGGCTCTGATCTGTTTGACGATACCACCGGCAAATTAAATATTGCCTTAGGCAAAGACATTGCCGGACAGCCGATGGTTGGCGAATTACGCAAAATGCCACATTTACTTGTCGCCGGAGCTACCGGTTCCGGAAAAAGTATCTTTATCAATTGCCTGCTCAATTCGCTCCTCTTTTTTTATACACCGGATGACGTCAAGCTCCTGCTCGTTGATCCGAAAATGGTCGAGTTAAACCTCTATAACGGTATTCCACATTTGCTGACACCCGTTGTCACGGATTCAAAAAAAGCATCGAAATATCTGAAGTATATTGTTCGAGAAATGGAAGACCGCTATGAGCTGTTCGCAGCGAACGGCGTCCGTGATATAGACCACTATAACCGGATGATGGATACGCCTTTGCCGTTTATCGTCGTTATCATTGACGAGCTGGCTGACCTGATGATGGTTGCTGCCAACGAAATTGAAGAAGCTATCTGCCGTATAGCCCAAATGGCGCGAGCTGCCGGTATTCATCTCGTTATCGCCACGCAGCGCCCTTCGGTCAATGTCATTACGGGTCTGATCAAAGCCAATATACCCAGCCGGATATCCTTTGCGGTATCTTCCCAGATCGACTCACGCACAATCCTCGATACAGGCGGCGCTGAAAAACTATTAGGTAAAGGGGATATGCTCTATTCTCCCATCGGTTTGAATAAACCGCAGCGCGTCCATGGCTGTTTTATCGATGAACATGAAACCAAGAGAGTGATCGAACATTGGCGCCGTCAGGGAACATCGGGAACCATTCCTGAAGATGCCCTGGAAAGTGAGACTGCCGCGGCGGAGAAAAACAGTGAAGATTTTGACGAGCGCTTTGTTGAAGCAGGCGAACTGGTGATCAGCACCGGGATTGCTTCGACATCGTACTTGCAGCGTCGGATGAAAGTGGGTTATTCCCGGGCAGCACGACTGATGGATATGCTGGAGGAAGCCGGTGTCGTCAGCAGCAGCGACGGCAATAAACCACGCGATATCTTAATGTCTATCGATGATTTTATTGCTTATATTTCCTGA
- a CDS encoding PHP domain-containing protein, with protein MPSLKADLHVHTNESDGSLGVEETIRISLEKGLDILAITDHETTAGVEKAQILAKDTGLKIIPGFELSTYYKDQEIHLLGYYKDIENNRLQDKLNTLRNERTAITRHMVEKLNTMGLNVTWRAIEESASLNGVVSKSHIFYALWNNDTYNNRVNWEDLALWLKPGGMAYVPYEGNPFPEAVDFIYKTGGFPVLAHPGLIVDQTVIKDLLDYRPIGIEVYYGYWHDRDEKVAFYEKLAQRYGYMSTGGSDYHGFFSHIGIGDVLVPDTCIQTLKEYLEIDE; from the coding sequence ATGCCATCATTGAAAGCAGATCTCCATGTGCACACAAATGAATCAGACGGGAGTCTCGGGGTGGAAGAAACTATCCGGATATCTTTAGAAAAGGGATTGGATATTCTCGCAATCACAGATCACGAGACAACAGCCGGGGTAGAAAAAGCACAAATTCTTGCCAAAGATACAGGCTTAAAAATTATCCCCGGATTTGAATTGAGTACTTACTATAAAGATCAGGAAATTCACTTACTCGGTTATTATAAAGATATCGAAAATAATCGACTGCAAGATAAATTGAATACCCTGCGTAATGAACGTACGGCTATAACCAGACACATGGTAGAAAAGCTGAACACGATGGGTTTAAACGTCACCTGGCGTGCAATCGAAGAAAGTGCCAGCTTGAATGGGGTCGTCAGCAAATCGCATATTTTTTATGCACTATGGAATAATGACACATACAATAACCGGGTGAATTGGGAGGACTTGGCTTTATGGCTTAAACCTGGCGGGATGGCCTATGTTCCTTATGAAGGGAATCCATTTCCGGAGGCTGTCGATTTTATTTACAAAACCGGTGGATTTCCTGTGCTTGCACATCCGGGACTGATAGTAGACCAAACCGTGATCAAAGACCTTTTGGACTATAGACCCATTGGGATCGAAGTTTATTATGGATATTGGCATGATAGGGATGAGAAAGTTGCCTTCTACGAAAAGCTGGCTCAACGGTATGGCTATATGTCAACTGGCGGCAGCGATTATCATGGGTTCTTTAGCCATATCGGGATCGGCGATGTCTTGGTACCCGATACGTGTATACAAACACTGAAAGAATACCTGGAAATAGATGAGTAA
- a CDS encoding DUF3231 family protein → MSILDKVNAKSRSIVQNFTDQETANYIEAGLLYQIVVAGRFHTAVMNVLYNHAENDELKTLIKEAIDHLVEKTQKYSEDFLMTNKAALPNTQFTERPLDRVDDIPHSAHFRDMEIAMIIQEMHGASQMALLAAISQSYHLDTAARLRKELNMGFDWAYRLQQLMLSQNWLPEIAKVNQVVH, encoded by the coding sequence ATGTCAATTTTAGATAAAGTGAATGCGAAAAGCCGCTCCATTGTTCAAAACTTTACGGATCAAGAAACTGCGAATTATATTGAAGCCGGTTTATTATATCAGATTGTCGTTGCAGGGCGTTTTCATACCGCTGTAATGAATGTCTTGTATAATCATGCAGAGAATGACGAGCTCAAAACGTTAATTAAAGAAGCGATCGATCACTTGGTTGAGAAAACGCAGAAATACAGCGAGGATTTCCTCATGACCAATAAGGCCGCACTGCCAAACACGCAATTTACCGAGCGCCCGTTGGATCGGGTGGATGATATACCACACTCCGCTCATTTCAGAGATATGGAAATCGCTATGATTATTCAGGAAATGCATGGGGCGTCTCAAATGGCCTTATTAGCGGCCATCAGCCAATCCTATCACTTAGATACCGCTGCCCGGTTACGAAAAGAGCTAAATATGGGCTTTGATTGGGCTTATCGTCTTCAACAATTGATGCTTAGCCAGAATTGGCTTCCGGAAATAGCGAAAGTGAATCAAGTTGTTCATTAA
- a CDS encoding TQO small subunit DoxD yields the protein MSWRESRLMQVIWTVIRVYVGWEWLSAGISKTFGASSAAWVGPKAGAAVSGFLQGALAKTGGQHPDVQWWYAAFINNVALPNAKIFGYVIAWGEVLVGISLILGALTTIGLLAAVLMNMAYMLAGTVSTNPILLFWEAVLLWAGAAAYYWGVDRVLLPQWKKRRLKQGIA from the coding sequence ATGAGTTGGAGAGAATCGCGATTAATGCAGGTTATCTGGACTGTTATCCGCGTTTATGTCGGTTGGGAGTGGCTGAGTGCGGGTATCAGCAAAACCTTTGGCGCGAGCTCTGCGGCATGGGTTGGTCCCAAGGCAGGCGCAGCCGTAAGCGGATTTTTGCAGGGAGCACTTGCTAAAACCGGCGGGCAGCATCCGGATGTACAATGGTGGTATGCCGCTTTTATCAACAACGTTGCACTCCCCAATGCTAAAATCTTTGGTTATGTTATCGCATGGGGAGAAGTTTTAGTTGGCATATCCTTAATCCTTGGTGCATTGACAACAATTGGTTTATTAGCCGCTGTCCTTATGAATATGGCCTACATGCTTGCGGGAACAGTCAGTACAAACCCAATCCTTTTATTCTGGGAAGCAGTTTTGCTTTGGGCTGGCGCAGCCGCCTATTATTGGGGCGTGGATCGCGTATTATTACCGCAGTGGAAGAAACGCCGTTTGAAGCAAGGAATTGCTTAA
- a CDS encoding MGMT family protein: MAKKTYNEKLHNVKNLPRIEFIGYDEKMAKRFGSGYMLIAAPLDYDHIMNKIQPGKLMTSEIIRSYLAKKHQADFTCQLTAGIFINIVANASEERKAAGDDSNPTPYWRTLKKDGELNEKYPGGLDNHKYLLEREGHTIINKGKKQYVLNYEKALQELE; the protein is encoded by the coding sequence ATGGCCAAGAAAACCTATAATGAAAAGCTCCATAATGTTAAAAATCTACCGCGAATCGAATTTATCGGATATGATGAGAAGATGGCAAAACGTTTTGGCAGTGGATATATGCTCATAGCTGCACCGCTCGACTATGATCACATTATGAATAAAATCCAACCCGGAAAATTAATGACATCAGAAATTATCCGATCCTATTTAGCAAAAAAGCATCAGGCCGATTTTACCTGTCAGTTGACCGCCGGTATTTTTATCAATATTGTCGCCAATGCTTCAGAAGAAAGAAAAGCTGCCGGAGACGATAGCAATCCGACTCCTTATTGGCGGACACTTAAAAAAGACGGTGAATTAAACGAAAAATACCCGGGAGGATTAGATAATCATAAATATTTGTTGGAGCGTGAGGGACATACGATTATTAACAAAGGAAAAAAACAGTATGTTTTAAACTATGAAAAAGCGTTACAAGAATTGGAATAA